Proteins co-encoded in one Diprion similis isolate iyDipSimi1 chromosome 13, iyDipSimi1.1, whole genome shotgun sequence genomic window:
- the LOC124414198 gene encoding LOW QUALITY PROTEIN: carbonyl reductase [NADPH] 1-like (The sequence of the model RefSeq protein was modified relative to this genomic sequence to represent the inferred CDS: deleted 1 base in 1 codon), with amino-acid sequence MGACAMAFRSGMQKGLIHTGSSPGQESLISLGEVSYSVPHSTQRAAPWPDLFIMKHLFTISLVFIGILWSNAVFSVVGTINIDVNRTARVAVVTGGNKGVGFATVKGLCQRFNGIVYLTARSVARGQAAAEKLRKIGFQPRFHQLDITDDSSINAFKTYLNDTHGGLDILINNAGISFKKNATEPFPVQASETVRVNYFGLLRVSKALFPLLRPHARVVHVSSAFGRLPLIPGNEIRARFSNSELTEEGLNQIMRDFVEATKRNNYQASGWPDNPYMVSKVGVSALTGIQQKAFNANAKEDLVVNAVHPGYVNTDLTDHMGTFTPERGSQSSLYAALLPQNTEIKGKYIWHDNTLVDWANGPRPAA; translated from the exons ATGGGCGCCTGCGCTATGGCTTTCAG GAGTGGCATGCAGAAGGG ATTAATCCACACTGGATCAAGTCCTGGTCAAGA ATCTCTTATTTCTTTGGGGGAAGTCTCCTATTCAGTGCCACATTCGACTCAACGT GCCGCGCCCTGGCCCGACCTTTTCATAATGAAACACTTGTTCACTATATCGCTAGTATTTATTGGGATATTGTGGAGTAATGCAGTATTCTCAGTGGTTGGAACCATCAATATTGATGTGAATAGAACAGCGCGCGTAGCGGTG GTAACTGGAGGAAATAAAGGGGTTGGTTTTGCAACCGTCAAAGGGTTGTGCCAACGGTTCAATGGCATTGTTTATCTGACAGCCAGAAGTGTGGCGCGAGGACAAGCTGCTGCTGAAAAACTCAGAAAAATTGGCTTTCAGCCAAGATTTCATCAACTCGATATCACGGATGACTCAAGCATCAATGCGTTTAAGACTTATCTCAATGATACACACGGAGGTCTGGACATCCTTATCAACAACGCTGGCATTTCCTTCAAG aaaaatgCCACCGAACCTTTTCCTGTCCAAGCATCTGAAACTGTGCGAGTCAACTATTTCGGCTTATTGAGAGTTTCCAAGGCTCTATTCCCACTGTTGAGACCCCACGCCAGAGTTGTTCACGTGTCCAGTGCTTTCGGACGTCTACCCTTAATACCAGGCAATGAAATCAGAGCCCGATTCTCTAACTCTGAGCTTACGGAAGAAGGACTGAACCAGATTATGAGAGATTTCGTAGA GGCCACAAAAAGGAATAATTATCAAGCTTCAGGATGGCCAGACAACCCATACATGGTAAGCAAAGTTGGTGTTTCTGCTTTGACTGGGATTCAACAAAAAGCATTTAATGCAAATGCCAAAGAAGATCTTGTAGTAAATGCGGTCCATCCAGGATATGTGAATACCGACCTGACCGACCACATGGGTACTTTCACTCCCGAAAGGGGATCCCAATCTTCGCTTTACGCTGCACTATTACCACAAAACACTGAGATTAAAGGAAAATACATCTGGCACGATAACACTCTTGTTGATTGGGCCAATGGTCCCAGACCAGCTGCCTGA
- the LOC124413804 gene encoding carbonyl reductase [NADPH] 3-like, translating into MNHFINSLCAISETLVSGFRQLLLISSNRWTSKNFHLFANGHMMSRVAVVTGGNKGIGFAIVKGLCEQFDGIVYLTARNEAKGQAAVEELKKLGLQPRFHQLDVTDDSSVDTFKRYLSNAHGGLDVLVNNAAIAFKHTSVDPFSHQASETIKVNYFGLVRVCKALFPLLRDHARVVNLNSSSGHLSRIPKDELKARLASLMLTEDDLSQIMRDFVKAAQTNTHGELGWANNAYSASKVAVSALTCIQQRAFDEDARKDIAVNSVHPGLVETDMTSHRAHLTPERGARAPLYLALLTENTNIKGKYVWHNNIIVDWINDPLPGPY; encoded by the exons ATGAATCACTTTATAAATTCGTTATGTGCAATCTCAGAGACTCTTGTCAGTGGTTTCAGACAGCTCCTACTCATCAGTTCTAATCGTTGgacaagtaaaaattttcacttatttGCTAACGGTCATATGATGTCGCGCGTAGCAGTG GTAACTGGCGGGAACAAAGGGATTGGTTTTGCAATCGTAAAAGGTCTGTGCGAGCAGTTTGATGGGATAGTTTATCTGACTGCAAGAAACGAGGCTAAAGGTCAAGCTGCAGTTGAAGAGCTCAAAAAACTTGGTCTTCAACCAAGATTCCATCAACTTGACGTCACTGATGACTCCAGTGTCGATACATTCAAACGGTATCTCAGCAACGCTCATGGAGGACTCGATGTACTCGTTAACAATGCTGCAATTGCCTTCAAG CACACTTCGGTAGACCCGTTTTCTCACCAAGCATCAGAGACTATAAAAGTGAATTACTTTGGCTTGGTGAGAGtttgtaaggcactatttccaCTACTGAGAGACCACGCTAGAGTTGTCAATCTCAACAGCAGCTCTGGACACCTGTCGCGAATACCCAAAGACGAGTTAAAGGCTCGACTTGCAAGTCTGATGCTCACTGAGGATGACCTCAGCCAAATCATGAGAGATTTTGTTAA AGCAGCACAGACTAATACCCACGGCGAATTGGGATGGGCCAACAATGCTTATTCAGCTAGCAAGGTAGCTGTGTCCGCTCTCACTTGTATTCAACAAAGGGCATTTGACGAAGATGCCAGAAAAGACATAGCTGTAAATTCTGTACATCCTGGTCTTGTCGAGACGGACATGACAAGCCACAGAGCACATTTAACTCCTGAAAGAGGTGCACGAGCTCCCCTATACCTGGCGCTCCTGACGGAGAATACGAATATCAAAGGAAAATACGTTTGGCacaataatattatagttGATTGGATTAATGATCCCTTGCCCGGTCCTTACTAG
- the LOC124413805 gene encoding carbonyl reductase [NADPH] 1-like has translation MSRVAVVTGGNKGIGLAIVKGLCQKFDGIVYLTARDETRGLAAVEQLKKEGLNPKFHQLDVTDDSSVNNFKKYLSDTYGGLDVLVNNAAIAFKNNATDPFFFQASETVKVNYFSLVRVCEALFPLLKPHARVVNLSSSAGHLSRIPGAELKARFANPDLTQDELNQIMNEFIEAAKTNSHQESGWVNSAYSASKVAVSALSRIQQKKFDKDTREDLVINAVHPGYVDTDMTSHKGPLTPERGAQAPIYLALLPKNTDIKGKYVWHDNTIIDWVNDTPPAPY, from the exons ATGTCTCGTGTAGCGGTG GTAACTGGAGGGAACAAGGGGATTGGTCTTGCCATTGTCAAGGGACTTTGTCAGAAGTTTGATGGCATCGTCTACCTCACTGCTAGGGATGAGACTAGAGGACTTGCCGCAGTTGAACAGCTCAAAAAAGAGGGTCTCAAtccaaaatttcatcaactCGACGTTACCGACGACTCGAGtgtcaataatttcaaaaagtatCTCAGCGACACTTACGGAGGCCTCGATGTACTCGTTAACAATGCTGCAATCGCCTTCAAG AACAACGCAACTGatccatttttctttcaagcaTCCGAGACCGTAAAAGTGAACTACTTCAGTTTGGTGAGAGTTTGTGAGGCTCTGTTTCCGCTCCTCAAGCCCCACGCCAGAGTTGTTAATCTTTCCAGCAGTGCTGGTCATCTGTCCAGAATACCGGGAGCTGAATTGAAGGCTCGATTTGCAAACCCCGACCTCACCCAGGATGAACTCAACCAGATTATGAACGAATTTATCGA AGCGGCAAAGACCAATTCCCACCAGGAATCAGGATGGGTCAACAGCGCCTACTCGGCTAGCAAAGTAGCCGTTTCTGCTCTGAGTCgtattcagcaaaaaaaattcgataaagATACCAGAGAGGATCTCGTCATCAATGCTGTGCACCCTGGATACGTTGATACCGACATGACGAGCCACAAGGGACCCTTGACCCCTGAGCGGGGTGCGCAAGCTCCAATCTACCTGGCACTTTTACCAAAGAATACTGACATCAAGGGAAAATATGTCTGGCACGACAACACTATCATCGATTGGGTCAACGACACCCCGCCCGCTCCTTATTAG
- the LOC124414096 gene encoding carbonyl reductase [NADPH] 3-like — MSRIAVVTGGNKGIGFAIVKGLCREFDGVVYLTSRNEDRGRAAVEELKKDGFNPRFHQLDITDDSSVERFRKYLKDTHGGLDVLVNNCGISFQFDAPETFPQRVKETLRVNYFSLLRICEALFPLLRPHSRVVQVSSSLGHLCKIKGAELKARLASPELTEKELTQMMRDFVDAAEKNTHREAGWPNSSYTVSKVGVSALSRIQQSAFDKDRREDIVVNAVHPGSVITDMSGKLGSMTPERGAQAPLYLALLPKYTEIKGQYVWHDNTVIDWVNGEVKTLRPDSPNLY, encoded by the exons ATGTCGCGCATTGCAGtg GTAACCGGAGGTAACAAAGGCATTGGATTTGCAATCGTCAAGGGTCTGTGCCGTGAGTTTGACGGGGTTGTTTACTTGACATCAAGAAACGAGGATCGAGGACGAGCCGCCGTTGAAGAACTAAAGAAGGATGGTTTCAACCCGAGATTTCATCAGCTAGACATAACGGACGATTCCAGTGTTGAaagatttagaaaatatttgaaagacACGCATGGAGGACTCGACGTCCTTGTAAACAACTGCGGCATATCATTTCAG TTTGATGCCCCAGAAACGTTTCCGCAACGAGTAAAGGAGACACTGAGAGTGAACTACTTCAGCCTCCTGAGAATTTGCGAGGCGTTATTTCCACTCCTAAGGCCGCACTCCAGGGTTGTTCAGGTTTCCAGCAGTCTTGGGCACTTGTGCAAAATAAAGGGAGCCGAGTTGAAGGCTCGACTTGCTAGTCCCGAACTCACAGAGAAGGAGCTCACGCAAATGATGAGGGATTTTGTCGA CGCCGCGGAAAAGAACACTCACAGAGAGGCTGGATGGCCGAACAGTTCGTACACGGTTAGCAAGGTCGGCGTATCCGCGCTGAGTCGCATTCAACAAAGCGCGTTCGACAAGGATCGTCGTGAAGACATTGTTGTGAATGCGGTTCATCCGGGATCCGTGATCACCGACATGTCGGGCAAGTTGGGATCTATGACACCTGAAAGAGGTGCCCAGGCCCCGCTGTACCTGGCCCTGTTACCAAAGTATACGGAGATCAAGGGACAATATGTTTGGCACGACAATACTGTCATAGATTGGGTAAACGGGGAAGTAAAAACCCTGAGGCCCGATTCGCCGAATTTATATTGA